From a single Apium graveolens cultivar Ventura chromosome 2, ASM990537v1, whole genome shotgun sequence genomic region:
- the LOC141708407 gene encoding putative glutathione S-transferase, with translation MANEVVLLDCWVSMFGMRARIALAEKGVQYEYSEQDLGNKSPLLLKMNPINKKIPVLIHKNKPICESLVILQYIDEVWNDKAPLMPADPYQKAQARFWADFIDKKIYDGGRKIWTTKGEEQEGAKKDFIDNLKVLENELGDKTYFGGETFGFLDVALVTFYSWFYAYEKLGNFSIEAECPKLIAWAKRCLERESVSKSLPASEKVYDFVYGMKQRMGI, from the exons ATGGCAAATGAAGTTGTTTTGTTGGATTGTTGGGTGAGTATGTTTGGCATGAGAGCTAGAATTGCCCTTGCTGAGAAAGGTGTCCAGTATGAGTATAGTGAGCAAGATTTAGGGAACAAAAGCCCTCTTCTTCTCAAGATGAACCCCATTAATAAGAAAATTCCCGTCCTGATTCATAAAAACAAGCCCATTTGTGAGTCCCTTGTTATTCTTCAGTACATCGATGAAGTATGGAACGACAAAGCTCCCCTGATGCCCGCGGATCCTTACCAGAAAGCCCAAGCTAGGTTCTGGGCCGATTTTATTGACAAGAAG ATATACGATGGTGGGAGGAAAATTTGGACAACTAAAGGGGAAGAGCAAGAGGGAGCTAAGAAAGATTTTATCGACAACCTTAAGGTGCTGGAGAATGAGCTCGGTGACAAGACTTATTTTGGTGGTGAAACTTTTGGGTTCCTGGATGTTGCACTGGTTACTTTCTACAGTTGGTTTTATGCCTATGAGAAACTGGGAAACTTCAGTATTGAAGCTGAGTGTCCTAAGTTGATTGCATGGGCAAAGAGGTGTTTAGAAAGGGAAAGTGTCTCCAAGTCCCTTCCAGCTTCAGAGAAAGTTTATGATTTCGTTTATGGTATGAAACAGAGGATGGGGATCTGA